Proteins encoded within one genomic window of Brassica rapa cultivar Chiifu-401-42 chromosome A09, CAAS_Brap_v3.01, whole genome shotgun sequence:
- the LOC103842441 gene encoding uncharacterized protein LOC103842441 has product MEAEKTPPATTATEKKPEQEVKNDDLPTNSPYVDESGSLEDYKMKAYGAHGHQEVKAGLGGGSTDAPTPSGGGTTATAEKAP; this is encoded by the coding sequence atggagGCAGAGAAGACACCACCGGCGACGACAGCGACGGAGAAGAAACCTGAGCAAGAAGTTAAAAACGACGACTTGCCGACAAACAGTCCTTACGTGGACGAATCTGGTAGCTTGGAAGATTATAAGATGAAAGCTTATGGAGCCCATGGCCACCAAGAGGTTAAGGCTGGCCTCGGTGGTGGATCTACCGATGCTCCTACTCCTTCAGGTGGAGGAACCACTGCTACTGCTGAGAAAGCTCCTTGA
- the LOC103842442 gene encoding short-chain dehydrogenase reductase 3a isoform X1, producing MSGLMSRLDGKVAIITGGASGIGAEAARLFSEHGAKVVIVDIQEELGQNIAVSIGLDKACFYRCDITDETQVEKAVKFTAEKHGKLDVLFSNAGVMEQPGSILDLDLKQFDRTIAVNVRGAAALIKHAARAMVEKGTRGSIVCTTSVAAEIGGPGPHAYTASKHALVGLIKTACSGLGKYGIRVNGVAPYGVATGINSYNEETVKMVEEYVAATTILKGVVLKASHVAQAALFLASDDSAYVSGQNLAVDGGYSVVKPM from the exons ATGTCTGGACTCATGAG CAGATTGGATGGCAAGGTCGCTATTATAACTGGGGGAGCCAGCGGGATTGGAGCAGAAGCCGCTAGGCTGTTCAGTGAGCACGGAGCCAAGGTGGTTATCGTTGACATACAAGAAGAGCTTGGTCAGAACATCGCCGTTTCTATCGGACTAGACAAAGCATGTTTTTACCGTTGCGACATAACAGACGAGACACAAGTGGAGAAGGCGGTTAAGTTCACCGCCGAAAAACATGGAAAGCTTGACGTTCTGTTCAGCAACGCCGGTGTCATGGAACAGCCAGGAAGCATCCTCGACTTGGATCTCAAACAATTTGACCGGACAATCGCGGTCAATGTTCGCGGCGCCGCGGCGTTAATCAAACATGCAGCGCGTGCAATGGTGGAGAAGGGCACGCGTGGGTCAATAGTCTGTACGACGAGCGTAGCGGCGGAGATCGGTGGTCCTGGACCTCATGCGTACACGGCGTCGAAGCATGCACTTGTAGGGCTGATTAAAACAGCATGTAGCGGGCTGGGGAAGTACGGGATAAGAGTCAACGGCGTTGCACCATACGGTGTGGCGACGGGGATAAATAGCTATAACGAGGAAACGGTGAAGATGGTGGAGGAGTATGTGGCCGCCACTACGATTCTCAAAGGTGTGGTGCTCAAGGCTAGCCACGTGGCTCAAGCAGCTTTGTTTTTGGCTTCGGATGATTCAGCTTACGTTAGCGGGCAGAATCTGGCGGTCGATGGAGGTTACAGCGTGGTTAAGCCCATGTga
- the LOC103842442 gene encoding short-chain dehydrogenase reductase 3a isoform X2 — protein MSGLMRLDGKVAIITGGASGIGAEAARLFSEHGAKVVIVDIQEELGQNIAVSIGLDKACFYRCDITDETQVEKAVKFTAEKHGKLDVLFSNAGVMEQPGSILDLDLKQFDRTIAVNVRGAAALIKHAARAMVEKGTRGSIVCTTSVAAEIGGPGPHAYTASKHALVGLIKTACSGLGKYGIRVNGVAPYGVATGINSYNEETVKMVEEYVAATTILKGVVLKASHVAQAALFLASDDSAYVSGQNLAVDGGYSVVKPM, from the exons ATGTCTGGACTCATGAG ATTGGATGGCAAGGTCGCTATTATAACTGGGGGAGCCAGCGGGATTGGAGCAGAAGCCGCTAGGCTGTTCAGTGAGCACGGAGCCAAGGTGGTTATCGTTGACATACAAGAAGAGCTTGGTCAGAACATCGCCGTTTCTATCGGACTAGACAAAGCATGTTTTTACCGTTGCGACATAACAGACGAGACACAAGTGGAGAAGGCGGTTAAGTTCACCGCCGAAAAACATGGAAAGCTTGACGTTCTGTTCAGCAACGCCGGTGTCATGGAACAGCCAGGAAGCATCCTCGACTTGGATCTCAAACAATTTGACCGGACAATCGCGGTCAATGTTCGCGGCGCCGCGGCGTTAATCAAACATGCAGCGCGTGCAATGGTGGAGAAGGGCACGCGTGGGTCAATAGTCTGTACGACGAGCGTAGCGGCGGAGATCGGTGGTCCTGGACCTCATGCGTACACGGCGTCGAAGCATGCACTTGTAGGGCTGATTAAAACAGCATGTAGCGGGCTGGGGAAGTACGGGATAAGAGTCAACGGCGTTGCACCATACGGTGTGGCGACGGGGATAAATAGCTATAACGAGGAAACGGTGAAGATGGTGGAGGAGTATGTGGCCGCCACTACGATTCTCAAAGGTGTGGTGCTCAAGGCTAGCCACGTGGCTCAAGCAGCTTTGTTTTTGGCTTCGGATGATTCAGCTTACGTTAGCGGGCAGAATCTGGCGGTCGATGGAGGTTACAGCGTGGTTAAGCCCATGTga
- the LOC103842443 gene encoding molybdate-anion transporter, whose amino-acid sequence MGVVIESFVWEPTTSVFAFFLLSTFLSIFLFPYFAKSKTFGTFDHAVSSSFARFQRWFLAIYTLSSVMEGVWSVYGESELASYGVSKESMVSYLCVGFSSSLVLGPLLGVLSDLIGQKRICLLYCVLHFVVGVWKRITMSPSAWFANVCLSLAGLVHSFGFETWLVVEHEKQSQRNDSLNETFWLMTFLESASLIGGQVLANWLADGNVQSGVALSATASLFLSVVAIVCIVRTAKEPVKTLPLRDYSAAFYAYVLGDKRIWFLGTAQACLQFSTAVFWILWAPTIVADGREVNLGLIYPCFLGSRMLGSTVFPWLMSGQSFLRLEDCLVYIYAILAVVFSIVAYDYQEISTLIVLFCLFHGFTGLVLPLLARLRTMYVPNELRGGMISLSQVPANATILYCLIQRGYSGKIENSTMMALSAVSLFSASGCIYLLRRWGKSPHQDWHKL is encoded by the exons ATGGGGGTGGTCATCGAGAGCTTCGTCTGGGAGCCAACCACAAGCGTCTTCgccttcttcctcctctccaCATTTCTATCGATATTCCTCTTCCCCTACTTCGCCAAAAGCAAAACGTTCGGTACCTTCGATCACGCCGTCTCCTCATCTTTCGCGCGCTTCCAAAGATGGTTTCTAGCTATCTACACTCTCTCTTCAG TGATGGAAGGTGTATGGTCGGTGTATGGAGAATCGGAGTTAGCGTCTTATGGCGTGAGTAAAGAATCAATGGTGTCTTATCTCTGTGTTGGCTTCTCGTCTTCTCTTGTTCTCGGTCCTTTACTTGGTGTCCTCTCTGATCTCAT aggtCAGAAGAGGATTTGTCTACTCTATTGCGTCTTGCATTTCGTTGTTGGTGTGTGGAAGAGGATTACAATGAGTCCTAGTGCCTGGTTTGCTAACGTTTGCTTGTCTCTTGCTGGTCTCGTGCATTCATTTGGGTTTGAGACTTGGCTCGTTGTGGAGCATGAGAAG CAAAGTCAGCGGAATGATTCGTTGAATGAGACGTTCTGGTTGATGACTTTTCTTGAGTCTGCTTCTTTGATTGGAGGTCAAGTTCTTGCGAATTGGCTTGCGGATGGTAATGTTCAGAGTGGCGTTGCGCTGTCTGCTACGGCGTCTCTGTTCTTGTCTGTTGTGGCCATTGTTTGTATTGTCCGGACTGCGAAAGAGCCTGTTAAGACGCTGCCACTTAGAGATTATTCTGCAGCGTTCTATGCATATGTTCTTGGTG ATAAAAGAATATGGTTTCTAGGAACTGCACAGGCCTGCCTCCAGTTTTCCACTGCAGTCTTTTGGATTCTTTGGGCACCGACGATAGTG GCTGATGGGCGAGAAGTGAATCTGGGATTGATATATCCATGTTTCTTGGGCTCAAGAATGCTTGGGAGTACAGTATTCCCATGGCTTATGAGCGGACAATCATTTCTCCGGCTTGAAGATTGCCTAGTCTACATATACGCAATACTTGCGGTTGTGTTTTCTATAGTAGCCTATGATTATCAG GAAATCAGCACCTTAATAGTACTTTTCTGCTTATTTCATGGCTTTACTGGACTGGTACTGCCTTTGCTTGCAAGACTAAGGACCAT GTATGTACCGAATGAATTGCGTGGAGGGATGATAAGCCTTTCTCAAGTCCCAGCTAATGCAACTATCTTGTATTGCTTAATACAG AGAGGGTACTCCGGCAAGATTGAGAATTCAACGATGATGGCTCTAAGTGCCGTTTCGTTATTCTCTGCATCTGgttgtatatatttattaagaCGATGGGGAAAGTCACCACACCAAGACTGGCACAAGTTATGA